In the Topomyia yanbarensis strain Yona2022 chromosome 3, ASM3024719v1, whole genome shotgun sequence genome, one interval contains:
- the LOC131690081 gene encoding F-box only protein 9 produces MDSTGDTGKEDDDESSSNVQSALEDFREKWQQELAGGGSSSQKNLPPPCSTLIDKEVVSVEQQAKTLFLQGSELERTGKVFEAMRLYRRAVQLVPDIEFKVYDKKVPNRQLDRGNEATLPSGPTIDHSTTSIIESSLRDVENLDEVDLVMRFQTMLAKSGKLFESASAADRMLIATSAHFSDLPMELVLYILRWVVSNELDLRSLERFSKVCRGFYLLARDPEIWKRACIRVYGVNVGNLKGSPFSSWREMYINRPRVHFHGCYISRTSYLRLGENSFQDQFYRPVQLVEYFRYFRFFADGRVLMLTSPEEPQSCVTKLKPRYPAQNEILKGHYRLHNDVVIVAVQRNRPSGQNQRPGRKKEIESEYGEQTFYLELQVVSTSKRAFSQLHWRQYSMVQLRNSQEKTTTFELAPTKYPPLYFSRVKSYHQESDGPLK; encoded by the exons ATGGACTCAACCGGGGACACAGGTAAAGAAGACGACGATGAGAGTTCGTCGAATGTGCAGTCTGCTCTTGAAGATTTTCGCGAGAAATGGCAACAGGAGCTTGCTGGGGGAGGAAGCAGCTCGCAAAAGAATCTGCCCCCTCCATGCAGTACCTTGATTGATAAGGAAGTTGTTTCTGTCGAACAGCAGGCAAAAACTCTGTTCCTGCAAGGGTCGGAACTAGAGCGCACCGGTAAGGTCTTTGAAGCTATGCGCCTTTATCGAAGAGCTGTGCAACTTGTACCAGACATTGAATTCAAGGTGTATGACAAAAAAGTTCCCAACAGACAGCTGGATCGAGGTAATGAAGCGACTCTTCCATCAGGCCCCACAATAGATCATTCGACGACCAGTATAATTGAGTCAAGTTTGAGAGATGTTGAGAATCTTGATGAAGTTGATTTAGTTATGCGTTTCCAAACAATGTTGGCAAAATCAGGAAAGTTGTTTGAGAGTGCCTCGGCCGCTGACAGGATGCTGATCGCGACATCTGCTCACTTTTCGGACCTACCAATGGAACTCGTTCTATATATCCTTCGTTGGGTTGTATCCAATGAGCTGGATCTTAGGTCTTTGGAGCGTTTCAGTAAGGTTTGTCGCGGATTCTATCTGCTAGCCAGAGATCCCGAAATATGGAAAAGAGCCTGTATCAG GGTGTACGGGGTCAACGTTGGAAATCTAAAAGGTTCTCCGTTCTCATCCTGGCGCGAAATGTATATCAACCGGCCTCGGGTTCATTTCCATGGGTGCTACATAAGTCGCACCAGTTATTTGCGATTGGGAGAAAATAGTTTTCAGGATCAATTCTATCGTCCGGTGCAATTGGTAGAGTATTTTAGGTATTTTCGCTTTTTCGCCGATGGAAGAGTCTTAATGTTGACCAGTCCTGAAGAGCCGCAGAGCTGTGTTACCAAGTTAAAACCTCGTTATCCCGCGCAGAACGAAATTTTGAAGGGTCATTACAG ATTACACAACGATGTAGTTATTGTTGCTGTACAGCGAAATCGACCCAGTGGACAAAATCAACGACCCGGGCGTAAGAAAGAAATCGAATCGGAATACGGCGAGCAAACCTTCTATCTGGAGCTTCAGGTTGTTAGTACGTCAAAACGAGCTTTTTCGCAGCTGCACTGGAGACAGTACTCT ATGGTACAACTTCGCAACAGTCAAGAGAAAACAACTACGTTTGAACTAGCACCAACAAAGTATCCTCCGCTATATTTTTCACGCGTCAAGAGCTACCACCAGGAATCGGACGGCCCACTTAAGTAG